In one window of Ovis aries strain OAR_USU_Benz2616 breed Rambouillet chromosome 3, ARS-UI_Ramb_v3.0, whole genome shotgun sequence DNA:
- the UPK3A gene encoding uroplakin-3a isoform X2 codes for MPPLWVVLALGCLRLGSGVNLQPQLASVTFATNNPTLTTVALEKPLCTFDSSAALHGTYEVYLYVLVDSASFRNASVQDSTKTPLSSTFQQTKGGRTGPYKTAAFDLTPCSDSPSLDAVWDVSRASEILNAYLIKVGTNGTCLSDPNFQGLCNPPLSAATEYRFKYVLVNMSSGLVQDQTLWSDPIRTNRLTPYSAIDTWPGRRSGGMIVITSILGSLPFFLLIGFAGAIILSLVN; via the exons ATGCCTCCGCTCTGGGTAgtgctggccctgggctgcctgCGACTTGGCTCCG GTGTGAACCTCCAGCCCCAACTGGCTAGTGTGACCTTTGCCACCAACAACCCCACCCTCACCACGGTGGCCTTGGAAAAGCCCCTCTGCACGTTTGACAGCTCAGCGGCCCTCCATGGCACCTACGAGGTCTACCTCTATGTGCTGGTCGACTCAG CTAGCTTCAGGAACGCCTCTGTGCAGGACAGCACCAAGACCCCTCTCAGCTCGACGTTCCAGCAGACCAAGGGGGGGAGGACAGGGCCCTACAAGACTGCGGCCTTTGACTTGACCCCATGCAGCGACTCGCCCAGCTTGGATGCTGTCTGGGATGTGTCCCGGGCCTCGGAAATCCTGAATGCCTACCTGATCAAGGTGGGCACCAACGGGACCTGCCTGTCGGACCCAAACTTTCAGGGCCTCTGCAACCCACCCCTGTCCGCAGCTACGGAGTACAG GTTCAAGTATGTCCTGGTCAATATGTCCTCGGGCTTGGTACAGGACCAGACCCTCTGGTCAGACCCCATCCGCACCAACCGGC TCACCCCATACTCGGCGATAGACACGTGGCCGGGCCGGCGGAGCGGGGGTATGATCGTCATCACATCCATTCTGGGCTCCCTGCCCTTCTTCCTGCTCATCGGCTTTGCTGGCGCCATCATCCTCAGCCTCGT